In the genome of Spirochaeta cellobiosiphila DSM 17781, one region contains:
- a CDS encoding response regulator, with amino-acid sequence MDIHCDNWFSLIPFPVVFIDKEGRIQETNDQFYKWMGYDESEVLGTKFTWFLHLSEWEHFKKWVGNDKSQRGDFVFKTKQDKDLTFSLKTRSFSDVIIIFMVDITTHHEERLVLEEAVLQAERATQSKSEFLANISHEIRTPLHTINGLSSLLSETDLNEEQKEYSDQIIFAGRILLDLINDVLDYSKIEAGRLELESIPFDLFELLEQTVDMVSLQAFNKGLEVGLEFDKEVPHLLVGDPIRLRQVILNLFNNAVKFTSSGEILVTVSLAKIEKETPYLRLGVKDTGIGIPEDRVGLLFKSFSQIDNSTTRIYGGSGLGLAICKNLVELMDGYIDVKSVFGQGTEFFFNIPVETQEQSNLYHYLPSNFFKGTTVLLVDDNDMSRRIIKQYLEEWGCLVYEADSGKKALSQISMWTQSQIHFDVALIDKNMPVMDGWRLAHEIRDNPLLGNLKMILMNSAGVSPETAKMRMLHWFDDYIIKPVKRRELFETLFRVISNVSDFEEELTIITESEPEPIENKRTLTCLIAEDNEVNITLFEAIIKKLGYKVILAYDGIEAVELTQKYHPDIVFMDMHMPRLNGLDASRQLISEGFHNPIIAVTANALPSEKEECFKAGLVGFVTKPFQKADIEKVINQLKWPDKSLDYDTEEINELDSIDNARENLDSYIFDYKDALDTFMGDGEMVETLLNQIMEKMKNQIHTMKQALSESDFQRLEYESHSIKGSCRNISLRQLGDIGEIIEAKAKKAVAAGISDDIIELEAALKAAESAIIKYIP; translated from the coding sequence TTGGACATCCATTGTGATAATTGGTTTTCTTTAATTCCTTTTCCTGTTGTCTTTATAGATAAAGAAGGGCGGATTCAAGAGACAAATGATCAATTCTATAAATGGATGGGTTATGATGAGTCAGAAGTTCTTGGTACAAAATTTACTTGGTTCCTCCACCTTTCTGAGTGGGAGCATTTTAAAAAATGGGTCGGAAATGATAAATCACAAAGAGGTGATTTTGTCTTTAAAACCAAGCAAGACAAGGATCTTACTTTTTCTCTAAAAACTAGATCATTTAGTGATGTGATTATTATTTTTATGGTGGATATCACTACTCATCATGAGGAAAGACTCGTTTTAGAGGAAGCCGTACTACAAGCTGAACGAGCCACTCAGAGTAAATCAGAATTTCTTGCCAATATTAGTCATGAGATCCGTACCCCTCTTCACACGATTAATGGACTTTCTAGTCTACTTAGTGAAACAGATTTGAATGAAGAGCAAAAGGAGTATTCTGATCAAATCATTTTTGCTGGTAGAATATTACTAGATTTAATTAATGATGTTCTGGATTATTCAAAAATTGAAGCCGGACGTTTGGAATTAGAATCTATTCCCTTCGATCTATTTGAATTACTAGAACAAACTGTTGATATGGTTTCACTTCAGGCCTTTAATAAGGGATTGGAGGTTGGTTTAGAGTTTGACAAAGAAGTTCCGCACTTATTAGTGGGAGATCCTATTAGATTAAGGCAAGTTATTCTAAACTTGTTCAATAATGCTGTAAAATTCACATCTTCCGGGGAAATCTTGGTAACTGTTTCATTAGCTAAGATTGAAAAAGAAACTCCCTATTTGAGATTGGGGGTTAAAGATACGGGGATAGGTATTCCAGAAGATAGGGTGGGATTGCTTTTTAAATCTTTTTCCCAAATAGATAATTCTACAACACGAATATATGGTGGGTCAGGATTGGGTTTGGCCATCTGTAAAAACCTTGTGGAATTAATGGATGGTTATATCGATGTGAAAAGTGTATTTGGTCAAGGTACGGAATTCTTTTTTAATATTCCTGTTGAGACACAAGAGCAATCTAATCTGTACCACTATCTTCCCAGTAATTTCTTCAAAGGGACAACAGTTCTGTTAGTTGATGATAATGATATGTCCCGCCGCATTATAAAGCAGTACTTAGAAGAATGGGGATGCCTTGTTTATGAAGCTGATTCTGGTAAGAAAGCACTAAGCCAAATATCAATGTGGACACAAAGTCAAATCCATTTTGATGTTGCCCTTATTGATAAAAATATGCCTGTCATGGATGGGTGGCGATTAGCTCACGAGATTAGGGATAATCCCTTGCTTGGTAATCTGAAAATGATTCTTATGAACAGTGCTGGTGTTAGCCCTGAAACTGCAAAAATGCGAATGCTTCATTGGTTTGACGATTACATAATAAAACCAGTTAAGCGTAGAGAATTGTTTGAGACTCTATTTAGGGTGATTTCAAATGTCTCTGATTTTGAAGAAGAATTAACCATTATTACAGAATCTGAACCTGAGCCTATAGAGAATAAGCGAACCCTAACTTGTTTGATTGCGGAAGATAATGAGGTTAATATAACCCTTTTTGAGGCTATAATTAAAAAATTGGGATATAAGGTTATTTTGGCATATGATGGTATTGAAGCAGTAGAATTAACACAAAAATACCATCCTGATATAGTTTTTATGGATATGCATATGCCAAGGCTAAATGGTCTTGATGCCTCCAGGCAATTAATATCTGAAGGATTTCATAATCCTATTATTGCTGTTACAGCAAATGCCCTCCCTTCTGAAAAAGAGGAATGTTTTAAAGCAGGTTTGGTTGGCTTTGTCACTAAACCTTTTCAAAAAGCTGATATCGAGAAAGTTATTAATCAACTTAAGTGGCCTGATAAAAGTTTGGATTATGATACAGAAGAAATCAATGAGTTAGATAGTATAGATAACGCCAGGGAAAATCTTGATTCTTATATCTTTGATTATAAGGATGCTCTAGATACATTCATGGGGGATGGTGAAATGGTTGAGACATTGCTTAATCAAATAATGGAAAAAATGAAGAATCAAATCCATACAATGAAACAAGCTTTGAGTGAAAGTGATTTTCAACGTCTTGAATATGAATCTCATTCTATTAAAGGAAGTTGTCGTAACATATCTCTTCGTCAATTAGGTGATATAGGTGAAATTATAGAAGCCAAGGCAAAAAAAGCTGTCGCAGCGGGTATATCTGATGACATCATCGAGCTAGAAGCCGCCTTGAAGGCGGCTGAGTCGGCAATAATTAAATATATTCCTTAA
- a CDS encoding MarC family protein, translating into MFNEYLSIYLKFFFLMTPFFVVSKFLSLTQGYSLSQKRKVASKVLISVILISIVLFFGGPTIFSLFGITLNSFRVGTGILLMLSAVNLVQGNKKSNSEKEIQEEDIAVVPLAMPVVIGPATTGYLLVMGVETSGLVDRIVTLGVLILAVICAMLFLFVAGSIEKLIGKQGIAILSKITGLVLSAMAAQMILTGIAGVLQIDIFSA; encoded by the coding sequence ATGTTTAATGAATATTTATCCATATATTTGAAGTTCTTTTTCCTTATGACCCCTTTCTTTGTTGTCTCAAAATTTTTATCTCTTACACAGGGATACTCTTTGAGCCAAAAAAGGAAAGTAGCCTCAAAGGTTTTGATCTCAGTGATATTGATATCGATAGTCTTATTTTTTGGTGGTCCCACTATTTTTTCTCTTTTTGGGATAACTCTAAACTCCTTCAGGGTAGGAACAGGTATCCTACTAATGCTTAGTGCTGTGAATTTGGTACAGGGTAATAAAAAGTCCAACTCAGAAAAGGAGATTCAGGAAGAGGACATTGCTGTCGTTCCTTTAGCTATGCCTGTGGTAATCGGGCCAGCCACAACTGGATATCTACTTGTTATGGGAGTAGAAACGTCAGGATTAGTGGATAGGATTGTAACTCTTGGTGTTTTGATTCTCGCTGTCATTTGTGCCATGTTGTTTCTTTTTGTTGCTGGATCCATAGAAAAACTAATTGGTAAACAGGGCATTGCTATCCTTAGTAAGATTACAGGTCTGGTTTTATCTGCTATGGCTGCACAAATGATATTAACAGGAATTGCTGGAGTATTGCAGATTGACATTTTCTCTGCATAG
- a CDS encoding ABC transporter permease encodes MKLLIQERYEQNFKQAFLTFIGSMLVGLIIIGFIFLSNGVNPFHAMAKIFLGSFGSAFGFKSTIAKAIPLILISTGLIVVFQGKYWNIGAEGQLLMGAVGATWAALNLSFLPGPMLLLIMFGIGFICGGIWALLAALFKIRFGMNEVISTLMLNYIAAELVKFLVIGPWKGKTQFGFPYTDDFPKKVQLALLKGTRIHIVTLVIAVIAAILIYILMKKTRFGYEVRVIGENKEAAKYAGIHFVKTTIYMMLISGGLAGLAGVGEVAGVHHHLTYPDTISSGYGFTAIIVAWLAKLHPLYAILASIFFAGIVVGGDAIQISFGLPAATVQVFNGILLIALIGGEFFLKNKVSLVKGGKA; translated from the coding sequence GTGAAATTACTAATACAAGAAAGATATGAACAGAATTTCAAACAAGCGTTTCTAACCTTTATTGGTAGTATGTTAGTAGGATTAATCATTATTGGATTTATTTTTCTGTCTAATGGGGTTAATCCTTTTCATGCTATGGCTAAGATATTCTTAGGCTCTTTTGGTAGTGCTTTTGGATTTAAATCCACCATTGCAAAAGCCATTCCTTTAATCCTGATATCAACAGGTTTGATTGTTGTCTTTCAAGGTAAATACTGGAATATCGGAGCCGAAGGTCAGTTACTAATGGGAGCTGTTGGTGCTACTTGGGCTGCCTTAAATTTATCCTTCTTACCTGGTCCTATGCTTTTATTGATCATGTTTGGAATCGGTTTCATCTGTGGCGGTATCTGGGCATTATTAGCAGCCTTATTTAAGATAAGATTTGGAATGAATGAAGTTATCTCAACACTAATGCTCAATTATATAGCTGCTGAACTAGTTAAATTCCTTGTTATAGGACCATGGAAGGGGAAGACTCAATTTGGTTTTCCTTATACAGATGATTTTCCTAAAAAGGTACAATTGGCTTTATTAAAGGGGACTCGGATTCATATTGTAACCTTAGTCATTGCTGTTATAGCTGCGATACTGATTTACATACTAATGAAAAAGACTAGATTTGGTTATGAAGTACGGGTTATTGGGGAAAACAAAGAAGCCGCAAAATATGCAGGAATACATTTTGTTAAAACTACGATCTATATGATGTTAATCTCTGGAGGGCTTGCCGGATTGGCTGGAGTCGGTGAGGTCGCAGGTGTTCATCACCACTTAACCTATCCTGATACCATTAGTTCCGGTTATGGCTTTACTGCTATAATTGTTGCGTGGTTAGCCAAATTACATCCTCTCTATGCCATACTAGCCAGTATTTTCTTTGCTGGTATTGTCGTTGGTGGGGATGCTATTCAGATTAGTTTTGGCTTACCTGCTGCTACTGTTCAAGTCTTTAATGGAATTCTTCTTATTGCCCTCATTGGTGGAGAATTCTTTCTTAAAAACAAGGTAAGCCTAGTCAAAGGAGGAAAGGCGTAA
- a CDS encoding ABC transporter ATP-binding protein, translating to MRIQTLEMQGISKKFHDFYANKDVDLKVLGGEILGLLGENGAGKSTLMNILYGLYHQDEGQVIINGTVVRFKNPKDSIAYGIGMVHQHFMLVSNHTVAENIAMGMGGIPFFNPIKKIRNSIKEFGEKYGLNVDPDEKIYHLSAGELQRVEIVKALMHGADLLILDEPTSVLTPQEAEDLFRILRVMKADGHAIIIITHKMEEILNICDRALVLRKGQKVGEMDRADFSPSELAKMMVGREVLFSFDKPELEPGDVVLSVKHLRVRDDRGLESVKDISFEVRKNQVFGIAGVSGNGQRELVESITGLRPALSGQVIIADKDITNESARVISNMGVGHVPEERIRFGIVPNLMIFENSVLKHHHNKPFSDFMFLDYKSIRTHAEMLMDLFQVSAPGIVHRTRNLSGGNIQKLILGREIVQQPDLLIASHPTYGLDVGATEYIRKQILERRNQGGAVLLVSEDLEELFEVCDQIAVIHSGEFMGILSQKDWSMEKIGLMMAGTTEGVSE from the coding sequence ATGAGAATCCAGACTCTGGAAATGCAGGGTATCTCCAAGAAGTTTCACGATTTTTATGCCAATAAAGATGTTGATCTGAAAGTTCTTGGTGGTGAAATACTTGGACTTTTGGGTGAGAATGGTGCTGGGAAGTCTACTTTGATGAACATCCTTTACGGATTATACCATCAGGATGAAGGACAGGTGATTATAAATGGAACAGTTGTCCGGTTTAAAAACCCTAAGGATTCTATTGCTTATGGGATAGGAATGGTGCATCAGCATTTTATGTTGGTATCTAATCATACGGTAGCAGAGAATATTGCTATGGGTATGGGAGGTATTCCTTTCTTTAATCCTATCAAAAAGATACGAAATTCTATAAAGGAATTTGGTGAAAAATATGGACTCAATGTTGATCCTGATGAAAAAATCTATCATCTATCAGCAGGAGAGCTTCAAAGAGTAGAAATCGTAAAAGCACTGATGCATGGGGCAGATCTATTGATTCTAGATGAACCTACCTCTGTATTGACTCCACAAGAAGCAGAAGACTTGTTCCGGATATTAAGAGTTATGAAAGCTGATGGCCATGCCATTATTATTATCACTCATAAAATGGAAGAAATCCTAAACATATGTGATAGAGCACTAGTTTTAAGAAAGGGCCAGAAGGTTGGCGAGATGGATCGTGCTGATTTTAGTCCCTCTGAGCTTGCCAAGATGATGGTTGGGCGAGAAGTGTTGTTTAGCTTTGACAAACCTGAATTAGAACCTGGTGATGTTGTTCTTAGTGTAAAGCACCTTAGAGTCCGAGATGACAGAGGCTTAGAATCTGTAAAGGATATATCCTTCGAAGTAAGAAAAAACCAGGTTTTTGGTATTGCCGGAGTATCAGGGAATGGACAACGGGAATTAGTTGAATCTATTACTGGTTTGCGACCGGCCCTCAGTGGACAAGTTATTATTGCAGATAAGGACATCACTAATGAATCTGCCAGAGTTATCAGCAATATGGGAGTAGGGCATGTCCCTGAAGAAAGAATTCGTTTTGGTATTGTACCCAATTTAATGATTTTTGAAAATTCCGTTCTCAAACATCATCATAATAAACCTTTTTCAGATTTCATGTTTCTTGATTACAAATCCATTCGAACCCATGCAGAGATGTTGATGGATCTCTTTCAAGTCTCTGCCCCTGGGATTGTCCATAGAACGAGAAACTTGTCTGGTGGTAATATCCAGAAGCTAATACTTGGTAGAGAGATTGTTCAACAACCAGATTTATTGATTGCCAGTCATCCTACCTATGGATTAGATGTGGGCGCTACAGAATATATTAGAAAGCAAATACTTGAGAGACGTAATCAGGGTGGGGCTGTTTTGTTAGTTTCTGAAGATTTAGAAGAATTATTTGAAGTCTGTGACCAGATAGCAGTCATCCATAGTGGTGAGTTTATGGGGATTTTGTCACAAAAAGATTGGTCGATGGAAAAGATAGGATTGATGATGGCAGGAACTACTGAGGGAGTATCTGAGTGA
- a CDS encoding response regulator yields the protein MIKKKILIIDESPLFREFLKKTLSDYGFYIVSANNGFDGYNKIHSEAPDMVIMDFFLTRRDGDSLLADKAKSPNVSNIPTLLVSGQIPKEKLMDIARYGVKKILRKPCTIVDLLSAVTDMLKVDIPLDETSSIVDVHMNDQIVFVEIARGFNREKIRLVNYKIRELMELYSIRLPLILVMFSDIQWNDKDEDKCHLLFEELLSLVNDRQDRIRVLTTSDALISTLNETPKIKVFPSLDLALNGFIGAGSDQNQLRAKQQQLVTGPENAEAGETGIRMNRYEDPIELQKLVDIKSLKIAIVDDDPIVHGIVKKAYSNTQATLYTYGNGREFLSNVPPDLDLLYLDLMMPDINGFHVLEAIKKYNATFPVIILSALSKMETVLKAREYGVKSYLIKPVKPLDIIKKGVEILGHPL from the coding sequence ATGATAAAGAAGAAAATCCTGATCATCGATGAATCTCCTCTGTTTAGGGAATTCCTGAAAAAGACATTATCTGATTATGGTTTTTATATAGTGTCTGCAAATAATGGTTTTGATGGCTATAATAAAATCCATTCGGAAGCTCCCGATATGGTGATCATGGATTTTTTCTTAACCAGAAGAGATGGAGACTCTCTTCTGGCTGACAAAGCAAAATCTCCTAATGTGAGTAATATTCCTACCTTACTTGTATCTGGTCAAATACCTAAAGAAAAATTAATGGACATTGCCAGGTACGGTGTCAAAAAAATACTTCGAAAACCTTGTACAATTGTTGACTTACTAAGTGCTGTTACTGACATGCTAAAAGTCGATATCCCCTTAGATGAAACATCCAGTATTGTAGATGTTCATATGAATGATCAGATTGTATTTGTTGAGATTGCCAGAGGTTTTAATAGAGAGAAAATACGATTAGTCAACTATAAAATTCGAGAACTAATGGAGCTTTATAGTATAAGACTTCCTTTAATCTTAGTCATGTTTAGCGATATACAGTGGAATGATAAAGATGAGGACAAGTGTCATCTGCTATTTGAGGAACTTCTGTCTCTTGTAAATGATCGTCAGGATCGAATAAGAGTTTTAACGACTTCCGATGCATTGATATCTACTTTAAATGAAACACCAAAAATAAAAGTATTTCCTTCTTTGGATTTAGCCCTTAATGGCTTTATAGGAGCGGGTTCCGATCAAAACCAGCTAAGGGCAAAACAACAGCAACTCGTTACTGGTCCAGAAAATGCAGAAGCCGGTGAAACTGGGATTCGTATGAATAGATATGAGGATCCTATTGAACTTCAAAAACTGGTAGATATAAAGTCACTGAAGATTGCGATTGTTGATGACGATCCTATCGTGCATGGAATCGTAAAAAAGGCTTATTCTAATACACAAGCGACATTGTATACATATGGTAATGGTCGAGAGTTTTTATCTAATGTTCCTCCAGATCTGGATTTATTATATTTGGATCTAATGATGCCTGATATTAATGGATTCCATGTATTAGAGGCTATAAAAAAGTATAATGCTACATTTCCGGTTATTATACTTAGTGCCTTAAGCAAAATGGAAACTGTTTTAAAAGCACGGGAATATGGAGTCAAGTCCTATCTTATCAAACCTGTGAAACCATTAGATATTATTAAAAAAGGTGTAGAGATCCTTGGACATCCATTGTGA
- the thrH gene encoding bifunctional phosphoserine phosphatase/homoserine phosphotransferase ThrH — MKNDLTLITLDLEGVLVPEIWIGFAEQTGIEELKLTTRDIPDYDELMQKRLRILKDKGYKIQDIKKVIDRLSPLEGAKAFLDELRHRTQVVILSDTFTQFAGPLMEQLNLPTIFCNTLIVDEEGNITNYRLRQKDGKKIAVQNFQNMGLQVYAAGDSFNDTGMLLQAEQGFFFNPPDSCIKQFPQIPITRNYEELLVKFKEYI; from the coding sequence ATGAAAAACGATTTAACCCTGATTACTCTCGACCTGGAGGGTGTTCTCGTTCCTGAAATATGGATAGGTTTTGCCGAACAAACTGGTATTGAAGAACTCAAGCTGACAACAAGAGATATACCGGATTATGATGAACTCATGCAAAAAAGACTAAGAATTCTTAAAGACAAGGGCTATAAAATTCAAGACATTAAAAAAGTTATTGATAGACTTAGTCCTTTAGAAGGAGCAAAGGCCTTCCTTGATGAATTACGACATCGCACTCAAGTTGTCATACTTTCTGACACCTTTACACAGTTTGCCGGCCCTTTGATGGAACAGCTTAATTTACCTACGATCTTTTGCAATACTCTCATTGTAGATGAAGAAGGTAATATTACAAATTACCGTTTACGTCAAAAGGATGGGAAAAAAATCGCTGTACAGAACTTTCAAAATATGGGCCTACAAGTTTATGCGGCTGGGGATTCCTTCAACGATACAGGGATGCTTTTGCAAGCAGAGCAGGGCTTTTTCTTTAATCCACCAGACAGTTGTATTAAGCAATTTCCCCAGATACCTATAACAAGGAACTATGAAGAATTACTTGTTAAGTTTAAGGAATATATTTAA
- a CDS encoding sulfotransferase has product MTDKKMVFISSTGRTGTQFLADSLSEMIPQCRSVHEPGTLWLTKPKLFLENIKDFGLYHMSLGQLNPKYSMYTLSNLRAKGKISDDEAIHYIRKMRSHYIEKGAEELYIESSGHLFGVFDLIPQVFPDSKLIFIIRDPRNWVASALPTTEYILYGSFDWGLSVSAEDLKEDPYHDKWHNMNKFEKYCWWYNYLNRFVMERCKNLPNIRIYRFEDLFSKETKDGYFTNMLQYAVDGSSMEGQTYYDSNRLTKPKHSKKNSRNYQGWRQWGRYRVSKLMEHCSEFMLGYGYGGEDLWVQKLEKIDPKYRHFTLPQWFSPFYRIQGLS; this is encoded by the coding sequence ATGACTGATAAGAAAATGGTATTCATAAGTTCCACTGGTCGAACAGGAACTCAATTTCTGGCGGATTCTTTATCTGAAATGATTCCTCAATGTCGTTCTGTTCATGAACCTGGAACCTTATGGTTAACAAAACCAAAGTTATTTCTGGAAAATATTAAAGACTTTGGGCTTTACCATATGAGCTTAGGACAATTGAATCCAAAGTACAGTATGTACACTCTTAGTAATTTAAGGGCAAAAGGAAAAATATCTGATGATGAAGCTATTCATTATATTAGAAAGATGAGATCCCACTATATCGAAAAAGGAGCTGAGGAGCTTTATATAGAATCTTCAGGTCATCTTTTTGGCGTATTTGATTTGATACCCCAAGTATTTCCTGATTCGAAGTTGATATTTATTATAAGAGATCCCCGTAATTGGGTGGCCTCAGCTCTTCCAACAACAGAGTATATTCTTTATGGATCTTTTGATTGGGGATTAAGTGTTTCTGCAGAAGATCTGAAAGAAGACCCTTATCATGATAAATGGCATAATATGAATAAATTTGAAAAATACTGCTGGTGGTATAATTATCTAAATCGATTTGTCATGGAGCGATGTAAAAATCTACCTAACATCAGAATATATCGATTTGAAGATTTATTTAGCAAAGAGACCAAGGATGGATACTTTACCAATATGCTTCAATATGCTGTTGATGGATCATCCATGGAAGGTCAAACGTATTATGATAGTAATAGATTAACTAAACCAAAGCATTCCAAAAAAAATTCTAGAAACTACCAAGGGTGGCGCCAATGGGGGCGTTATAGGGTGTCAAAATTGATGGAACATTGTTCGGAATTTATGTTGGGCTATGGTTATGGTGGAGAAGATTTATGGGTTCAAAAGTTAGAAAAAATAGATCCCAAGTATCGTCATTTTACATTACCTCAATGGTTTTCCCCCTTTTATAGGATACAAGGTTTATCATAA
- a CDS encoding GGDEF domain-containing protein — protein MEDWHSNLELLKHYDVLQKTGIWEQLDLLNGKIKDQQELISEAIELFQKDSIDSIIEYVTSKLLNKFVPENLVFLLQEGAFSDTLRTIWFKNMKPYEGTDHIKSLTSCTKFFTEFPNSISFNLLEYKLENESFINSLRYYNPEIIVPIVGIGGLNGLILIGNKVIGEGFDREEIYYLDTLMKFASMSIQNNLNHQSAITDFKTRLYNHSFFIRRLEEELSRLERYDEEAALLVLDVDKFKVFNDTHGHLAGDQVLYHVSRAVEDTIRKGDIAARFGGEEFVVLLARTGQFEAFKVAERIRNKIADMTVDFQGKQLKVTVSIGGCHVNKRRLVHATKLIEQADSALYNSKDKGRNQTNFFEPGFYFLSKVAALQLSS, from the coding sequence ATGGAAGATTGGCATTCAAATCTTGAGCTTCTCAAACATTATGACGTACTCCAGAAGACAGGTATATGGGAACAACTTGATCTATTAAATGGAAAAATCAAGGATCAACAGGAACTTATATCTGAAGCCATCGAGCTATTCCAAAAGGATAGTATTGACTCGATCATTGAGTATGTAACCAGTAAACTACTTAATAAGTTTGTTCCAGAGAACTTAGTATTTCTTCTTCAAGAAGGAGCTTTTTCGGACACCTTAAGAACTATCTGGTTCAAAAATATGAAGCCCTATGAAGGGACTGATCATATAAAATCCTTAACATCATGTACTAAATTTTTTACAGAATTCCCCAATTCCATCAGCTTCAACTTATTAGAATACAAATTAGAAAATGAGTCTTTTATTAACTCTCTACGTTACTATAATCCTGAGATCATAGTCCCCATAGTAGGGATTGGAGGACTCAACGGACTTATTCTCATTGGAAATAAGGTTATTGGCGAAGGTTTTGATAGAGAAGAAATATATTATTTAGATACACTCATGAAGTTTGCCTCTATGAGTATTCAAAACAACCTTAACCACCAAAGTGCCATTACTGATTTCAAGACCCGTTTATATAATCATTCTTTCTTTATTAGACGATTAGAAGAGGAATTAAGTCGTTTAGAACGCTATGATGAAGAAGCTGCTCTATTGGTACTTGATGTTGATAAATTCAAAGTCTTCAACGATACCCATGGACATTTGGCAGGAGATCAGGTCCTTTATCATGTTTCACGTGCTGTGGAAGATACTATTCGTAAAGGAGATATTGCTGCCAGATTCGGTGGAGAAGAATTCGTAGTCCTTCTGGCTAGAACTGGGCAATTTGAAGCTTTCAAAGTAGCAGAACGTATTCGCAATAAGATTGCCGATATGACAGTAGATTTCCAAGGGAAGCAACTCAAAGTAACTGTTAGCATAGGTGGTTGTCATGTTAACAAACGCCGTTTGGTTCATGCTACAAAATTAATTGAGCAAGCAGATTCAGCTTTGTACAATTCCAAAGATAAAGGAAGAAATCAGACCAATTTCTTTGAACCCGGTTTTTACTTTCTCAGTAAAGTAGCTGCCTTACAATTATCAAGCTAG
- a CDS encoding BMP family ABC transporter substrate-binding protein has protein sequence MKKLLLVALSILMAATVFAAGGQEERTDGKIKAGFIYVGPTADFGWSYAHEEVRKMLEEKYDWFDSVYIESVPEGDAGRYIDRLINEEKCDIIFTTSFGYMDATVKAAEMYPDVTFMHCSGYKQAPNLGTYFSELYQMYYLNGLMAGAMTETDKVGYVAAFPTPELVRHIDAYALGVKATNPDAKVDVRWTYAWYGPEKAREAAQALVAAGSDVLAFTEDTPAVVEVGQELMEEGKNVYTFSHYTPMQSYGEDTLLSGQISNWFALYDKILTDYKNGTWSNEDLWWLAKEDAARLGASENVDELVNPKYVETLKAKMVETPDLGTISVYDLVVKRYAQMKEGRESFDPYVGPLYDNEGNLQLSEGTMATKDQLLSMMYYVDNVLGSVPSE, from the coding sequence ATGAAGAAATTACTTCTTGTTGCCCTTTCTATTCTCATGGCTGCCACAGTATTTGCTGCTGGTGGACAGGAAGAAAGAACAGACGGCAAGATCAAAGCAGGGTTTATTTATGTAGGCCCTACAGCCGACTTTGGATGGTCTTATGCACATGAAGAAGTTAGGAAAATGTTGGAAGAAAAATACGATTGGTTTGATTCTGTTTACATCGAATCAGTACCTGAAGGTGATGCAGGAAGATATATCGATCGTTTGATAAATGAAGAAAAATGTGACATCATTTTTACTACTAGTTTTGGTTATATGGATGCCACTGTTAAAGCTGCAGAAATGTATCCTGATGTAACCTTCATGCACTGTTCAGGATATAAACAAGCACCTAACTTAGGTACTTATTTTTCTGAGCTTTATCAGATGTACTACCTAAATGGGTTAATGGCTGGTGCAATGACAGAAACAGACAAAGTTGGTTATGTGGCGGCTTTCCCAACACCTGAATTAGTACGTCACATTGATGCTTATGCTCTTGGTGTTAAGGCCACTAATCCTGATGCCAAAGTTGATGTTAGATGGACATATGCCTGGTATGGTCCTGAGAAAGCAAGAGAAGCAGCTCAGGCTCTTGTAGCTGCAGGATCTGATGTCCTGGCATTTACAGAAGATACCCCTGCCGTTGTTGAAGTTGGTCAAGAGTTAATGGAAGAAGGTAAAAATGTCTATACTTTCAGCCACTATACTCCTATGCAGTCTTATGGTGAGGATACACTGCTTTCTGGACAAATTTCCAACTGGTTTGCTCTTTATGATAAAATCTTAACAGATTACAAGAACGGTACCTGGTCAAACGAAGATTTATGGTGGTTAGCCAAAGAAGATGCCGCTCGATTGGGAGCTAGTGAAAATGTAGATGAACTAGTTAATCCTAAATACGTTGAAACTCTTAAAGCTAAAATGGTAGAGACTCCTGACCTTGGAACTATCTCTGTGTACGATCTTGTTGTAAAACGATATGCACAAATGAAAGAAGGTCGAGAATCTTTTGATCCTTATGTAGGACCACTTTATGATAATGAAGGAAATCTTCAATTATCTGAAGGAACTATGGCTACTAAAGATCAATTACTATCTATGATGTATTATGTAGATAATGTATTAGGTAGTGTCCCTTCTGAATAA